In Desulfoplanes formicivorans, the sequence TTCTTGGCCACCTTGCGAACAAAATTCTGGAGAAAATCCGGATCCTTGTTGATTTCCTGATCTGTCCAGTCAATGCTGTCGTATTCCTTGTCCACAATGGCCCTGACCGCTGCGGCGTTGACCTTGGTGGAGTCGAGAACAACATGAAATGCCTTGGAGGAAATGGCCCTGAACTGGGGAGCACGTATATTCTCGATGGTACTGATAATGGCTGTATTGTAATTCTTGCCGCCCACAAGCAGTTCAGCATCCGGGCCAATGGTCACGATATCCTGACCATTGAGAACAAATTGCTCCTTGATCTTCGCAAGGGCGCTTTTGGATGCCCCTTTTTGAGTTGCCTTTTTGGGAACCTCGGAATTCTTTTCCCGAGCCGGTGCATTCTCGGAAATCTTTTCCTGAGTCTTTGCCATTTTCTTTCCTCCTGACGGGTCGTGACAATCTTCGGGCTTAACGCTTCTAACGCATTGAAATCATATAGTAATCAGCGAACACACAATTCAGTAACAAGGTCTTGTAAATTAGTCATTTTTCACAGCTTCCGTCAACAAATTCTTATCGGACGGGGCTTTAAGTGCTCTCCAGGCTGGATTGACAATGAGATGCAAATAAAAATCCAACCGGGAACAGGAAAACATCATTTAAGGACAACCTACTCAAATAAAGACAACTTTTTCAAACAATCAGACCATCTTCCTTCCCTTTGGGCAAACGGCCATGTCATGCACCCCGGGAAAATTCCACAAAAAGTGCAAAGGCCGGAAGCATGCCCACTTCCGGCCCTTTGTCAGCCAGTTCTGATCAGAGTTTCTGACCGCAAAAAGAACAGAATTTGTCCTCATCGCGTACAGCAGGATGTTTGCAGGTGGGGCATCGTCGGGGAATGGGCATCAATTCCACCAAAAGCTCGCCTTCATGGACCGGCACCATTTTCCGGTCTTCCTGGTACGAAGCCACCTTGAGAACCCGCTTGACCATCCCTTCAACCCGGGAAAAAACCGCTTTTTCCTGTTTCATAATGGAGATATTGAACAATTCCTCTCCAGGTTTGACAATGTCTCCCGGCTGAACCTGCATGACCCAAAGGTCCCCATTGCTGGGCGAACCAACATGGTACGGGTTGTCCTTGTCCGCCCTTTCAAAGGCATCCTCATCCACTCCCGTGGCCTCGGCCACCTTGACCTGATGGGAAAAGAATTCGGAATCCAGGGTGTATCGGACAACACTGTTGCCCCGGGCATCGGGTTCGGAAACAGCCAGAATGGTCAGAAGATGATGCTTGCCCTGGGAATCCCGGAAATAAAGCTCCCTGCCCGTATCCAGCCCTTCGAACCAGACATCAAGGGGCAACAGATTGGCATCCCCGAATTTCCGGACAAAATCAAAGGTGTTCAGGGCATCGCCAGGATGGTTCAGATAGAGGACCAGCTCCTCGTTTGAAGGATCGCGCTCAAGGTGCTCGGCGAGAGCCTTGCGTTCGGCCTCCACGTCCAGATCCGGCAGGGTTGCCAGAGGCGAATTTTCCGTGCGCTCCACAAGGGCCTGCTCAAAATCCTGGCCAAAAGCACTTTCATAGACCCATCTGTCAGGGAACCCAAGGGGAAGCCGTCCGAATTTGCCAAGAAGAAGATTTCTGAAGGCATCATTGCAGTTCTTGTAAATACCGAGACGTTCGCGTTTGATCTCCTCGGACAGGGACGCTTCGGGGGTGTTGACCACAGCATCAAGAACATTGAGCAGCCTGCGCACGGCTTTTTTCCCGCCGTTTTTGAAGGCACCCGTCACGGCCAAAAATGCGGTATTCCAGGTAATCTGGGAGCCTGGGGTCACATCGTGATACCGGACGATCTGTCGTGTTCCCTCGAGAAACTTGAGCATATAGGGCAAAAGATGGATGTAGCCCTGTTTCATGGCCCCTTCCTGGGAGGAAGAGGTGGCGCCCCCGGGCATGCCGTGTTTGACCACGTCATAGTCGATACCCTGGAAATAGGGAGCCGTGTACTTGTCGTAATAAGGCATGATCTGCTTGAGCACGAACCCGCAGGTCCGAATCATTTCCTTGTTCAGATTCGTCTTCAGGCCGAGTTCATCCTCAAGATACGCGGCCGTGGACAGCACTTCCCCCTGCCCGTACCAGCGCACCGAAGCCCCGATGGCCGTATCCACGATGTGTGCACCAGCCTGGGCTGCCGCGCCCACAGCCGGAACAAACAGACCATCCGTGTAGTGACGGTGATAATGCACCACAAGGTCCGGCCAGGTCTTGCGGATGGCTGCCACCAGTTCGCGGATGAACCGGGGAGGGCAGACACCGGCCATATCCTTGAGCCCCAGGATAATCTTCTTTTGAACTTTGGTCGGTGAAAGGCCGCTGACGGAAGCGGTCATGGCAAGGATTTCTTCGACAACGCCGAGATAATGGGGGACATCAAACCCCTTGGCCCAGGACAGGGAAATGGCCGGCTCGAAAATGTTTCTGGATGACCCGAGGACCACTTCGGCAAAAGGCCGCATGTTCTCGATGTGGTTCAAGAAATCAAAACAGCGGATCACATCGTAATGTTCGCAGATCATCTCGCCGGTCAAACGCATGAGATTTCTGGGCTGGGGTTTGTACCCAAGCACGTTGGTGGAACGGATGAGGATCTGCTTGAGGGTTTTGGGGGCAAACTCGTTCCATTCCTCGGCTTCGGAAAACGGATAGGTCATGTTGGCCAGCATGGCCACGTGGAAATGGGCACCTCCCCCGTTCTCAAGGGAAAAAAATCCGCAATTATCAAGGTAAGGCCCGACCATCCTGTCTTCGGCCAGCCGGAAACGGTTCCCGCTATTGGACTGGGTGATATCCCTTGTCGTGGTATCTGTGAAATGAATATACCCGGAATCACGGACAAAATCCAAAATCGCATCCCTATCTCCCCGGGGATAGGGTGAGGAGTGATACTCGGTCTCGATGCGGGGAAGCACCGGTTTGAAGGCACCCAGGCACTTATCTCCCTTGTTCCGATAATCGCCAAGCTTCACATACGGGTTGTATCCCTTGGCGGAAATCTCGGCCACCAGACGGGAAAGTCGCAGGGCCTCGGGTTCTTCATCCTGATAGCTCATGAGCTCCGGGGTCTTGGCCACGAAATTGGTGTCAAATTCTCCACGGATAAAATCAGGATGATGGATGATCTTGGCGTGAAAGGGAATGGTCGTCTTGATCCCGCCGATGATGTACTCGCCCAAGGCCCGGGCCATGACCCCGAGCACCTTGGGCCAGGTCTTGCCATAGGCGATCAGAAGAGATGCGGCCGAGTCATACTGGGAGGGAAATTCATACCCGCCGGAAATACACGAATCAACGCGGACGCCCTGCCCACCCGGCGAAAGATACCGGGTGATGGTCCCGACATTGGGAGCAAAATTCTTCTGGGGGTCTTCGCAATTGAGCCGTACCTGCATGGCCGTATTGGAAGGACGGGTATTCTGATCGTTCAGACGCAGCCTGGCCCCGAAAGCAACTGCGATTTGTTCCTCGACCAGATCTATACCATAGCGGCATTCGGTAATGCCGTGCTCCACCTGCAGCCGGGTGTTGGCCTCAATGAGGTAGGGATTGAGATCCTGGTCCACCAGAAATTCCACCGTGGCCAGGGATTGATAACCGACTTCCCGAACCAGTTTGACGGCATATTCCTTGAGTCTGGACCGGAGCTCTTCGTTCATGGCAGGCCAGGGCGAAGGCGTGATCTCGATGAGTTTTTGATGATTGCGCTGGATCGTGCAGTCCCGTTCATCAAAGGCAAACACGTTGCCGTAACTGTCGGCAATGACCTGAATCTCAATGTGCCGGATGGACGTGAGAAGACGCTCGATATACAGTCTGGGATTGCCAAAGGAGGCCTGGGCCAGTGCAGACGCCTTGGTAAAGGCGTCTTCGAGCTGATCCTCGCGAAACACTTCATAAATGCCCCGCCCGCCGCCTCCGCCTTCGGCCTTGAGCATGATGGGAAAACCCATTTCCCGGGCCATCTCCCGTGCCTCGACAATGCTCACGGCACCTTCGGAACCGGGAACGACCGGAATATCGAGCTTCTGGGCCAGACGACGCACCTCGACCTTGTTTCCCAGAAGCCGCATGGCCTCGCTGGAGGGACCGATAAAAACGATCCCGGCCTGCTTGCATTTCTGGGGAAAGGTGTCGTCTTCCGAGGCAAAGCCCCAACCCGGATGGATGGCCACGATCTTTCTGGCCTTGGCCTTGGCGATAATCAAATCCACGTCCAGATAGGCCCGGGGGTTTTCGCCCAGAAGCAACAATTCCTGCGCACAGGTGGTAAAAGGAGCGGTTTTGTCCACATCCGTGGCGGTCATGATGGGCACGGCCCCGAAGACCTCCTTGATGGAGCGGACGATCCGTCGCGCGGGGATTCCCCGATTGGCAACAAGGATCTTTTTTCCCTTCAGTTGGGCTGCAACGTTTTCAAAGGTTGTTTGTGTCATGGATCTGGCGACTCCGGTTCCTAGTTGGTGTAGCGACGGATTCGGTGGTTGATTCTTACAAGGGTTGCCCCTCGTCAAGGGGAAGGATGCTGCCGGAATAGAGAATATCCCTTTGCCCCTGGCGATCAAGAACAAGGCCGCCGTCTTCCTGCAATCCGATCACACGGGCAAGATGACGACCATCCCCACTTACGACCTGAACATGATGATACATGAAAGCCAGACACGGCTCGAGCAACGAAACGAATTCGGCAGGAGTACACGAGGCAAGGGTTTTTTCATACCAGAAACGTACCCGGGACACAAGCTGTGCCCATAGCTCCAGGCTGTTGGCATCGGACAATAATCCGGAAAGGTTTCCTGCGGTTATGGAACTTTCCGCCCGCATCTCCCCTGGATCGGGAGACCAGGTCACGTTGAGCCCCACCCCCACGACAAGAGCCCCCTTGCGCTCCTCCACAAGAATACCGCCCACCTTGCGCCCTTCCAGCAACAGATCATTGGGCCACTTGATACGCAGCTCTATCCCGAGCCGGTGGAAAAAATCCCTGATCCCCCAACCGACCATGAGGGGCACCAGCGTGTTCCATGCTTGTGGAGGAACGGGCCATCTCCAGGCGGCATACAGATTGCCTGCCGGAGACAGCCATCTCCGGCGGGTCTGTCCGCGTCCAGCCCATTGGGACGAGGCCACAACAGAATCCCAGATCGCAAACGTGCCGGATTGGATCAATTCCCAGGCCACATCAAGGGTGGAGGAACAGGCGCCAAAAACATGGATGGCCTCGCCTTGTCCCGTGTCCACGCGAGAACACAACCCCTGAAGGTCATGACCTTCATAGGGGGTAGCCATGTCCTTCAGGGCGGTCTGGGCCGCAAGGATACGCATCTTTGCCTCCGAGCCTCCTGCATGCGTTAATAGATGTTCCAACTGGCCCCAAAAACCATACAAGGCCCAGCACTTTTCCACCAATGGACATGATCGGCCCATAAACAGCATGATATCCGGCCTGACGTCATAAACAGGACGGTCGGCCGCATTCATGCCCGTTGCCACACGCCTGCCCGTTGGCCCCTCATCTTCCTTGTTTACCGGACAACATGAAGAAAAAACACTCTTTTTCGTCTTCTAATACCGGAACGCCCGCATTTTGATACAAAAAAACGCAAGCAATCCGAGCTGTTACCAGATGGCATGTTTTTTCCTAAAGGAAACATGTCACGCACTAGGATGCATCCTGTCCCCAGCCAACATTCAACTCATGAATCAGGCCCTTCTACAGCGCAGACCATGAAAAAAACAGCCAAAATATGTTTCAGAACAAGCGATGCGACTCGAAATGCGCTTATGGAAATGGCCAAAACCCGGAAACAAACCATGTCATTCCTGATCGAAACCATTTTGTCACAAACCATTGCCAGCCAGCAGAAACAAGTGGAAGACCAAAGAAAATATCCCAGAAAGAAAGAGAAGATACCGATCATCATCCACGGGACAAGCAAAACCAATTATTACTACCACTCGGGCGAAATCCAGGACCTGTCCCTGGGGGGGATCCGTATCCGCATCCCTAGAAATTGCAAGTGCCGCCTACGCCCCGACGACGACAACAAATTCGAGATTCTGTTCAAGATCCATCAATCCGATGAACCCATCATCATCAAGTGCGCATCACGCCGGTTTGAAACACGCGCCGAAGGCACCATTATCGGAGCTGTTTTTCAGGAGGCCGAACTGCACAGCTATCAGCAATTGCAGACGCACCTGTTGCTCAATACGCCTTGACGCGCCTGTCACCGCCCCACCGCCACCACAAATCATGTCATGCACTCCGGGCCATGTCCTGTTCGCTCCCCACAAGCACCTGGGACAAAGACACGAGCCTGAACGGGAACCTGGTCGGTTCGACCCTTCCGGAAAAAATCAGACTCCACAAAGGCATCCGCCTGATCCGTTTCTCAAGGCTGATCCCGACAACTGCTTACCCTTTTTCACAATCACTTCGCCACATTAAATTTCCTTGCTTTGACAAAAGTTCCAGGAACGCTGTCGGCCAGAATGCGCTATCCTCTGTACGGTTTGCTCCGATATCCCCATCAAAGGGGATCTGCCGACTCATGGCCACCCGTTCTGTGCACTCCCTGCCCCAGGCAAACCGCCTTATGATCCTGTTGCAGGACACGGCCACGATCTCACGAGCTCCTCTTGTTCCTTGCAAACCGGCTTGCCTGGCAAAGACTCCACGCGATCGTGAATATGCGGGATCAGGCTGTCCGCGGCCTTAAAGATCAATGGCCATGCGATCCGGGGAAGGTCATGATCCGCACTGTTGTGACCAACAGGGAGGCCCACCAGTTTCGAACTTCAACAACGCAAGCATTTCAGAAATATCGGGTTTTCTTTACACGACAAAAAGGCTATGTACCCCGCATGCTCCAAAACAACAAACAGCTGCAGTCTGTCTGTACTTTCATACGAACGGGAGGCGAGGCATGGCCAGATTTCTCAAAAAACGGGATCAACAACTGGGGCGAACCCCTGGTTCTCCGGTCTTTATCGGACAACAAAAAATCGACAGGCCCCGCATCAGGAAAATCGACTATTCCGCATCCACCCTGCATGACGCATTTTTCCCGGACATGGAGGGCATGACCCCTCCACAGGCTGGAGAGCCCTGCTGCTGGCTGAATATCGACGGCCTCCATGACGCCGGATTGATGACCACACTCGGTTCACTATTCAACCTGCCCAGTCTCGTTCTCGAAGATGTGGTCAACACGGGACAGCGACCGAAATTCGAAGCATTTTCTGAATCTGTCTTTGTCACGTTGAAAATGCTGTTTTTTGACAGGGATCACACCATGATTCAGTCTGAACAATTCAGCGCGATCCTCCAGGACAACTGTCTGCTCACGTTTCAGGAAAAACCCGGGGACATTTTTGATCCGGTCCGCACCCGGCTGCAGAATGCCGGTGGAAGATTGCGCAACTCAGGTCCCGACTATCTGCTCTATGCCCTGCTCGATTGCATTTTTGAAAACTATCTCAAGGCAGTGGAGGTGTTGGGGGAACGCATCGAAGCCTTTGATGAAGAGATACTGGAGGACCCCTCCTCGGAACTGCTGGAGGAGATCAATATCTATCGACGAGAAGTGTCCTACGTCAGAAAGGCCGTGTATCCTGCCAAGGAAATCGTTCTCAGGATGGTTCGAACAGAAAGCGAACTTGTGTCCGCAGCAACCCAACCCTTTGTGCGAGATCTCGCAGACATGGTCGAGCAGACCATGGACGCCGTGGACATATACAGGGAAATGCTCAGCGACCACCTGAGCAGCTATAACATGGTCATGAACAACAAACTTTCCGAAACCATGAAATTTCTGACCATGTTTGCCACCATGTTCATTCCCCTTTCCTTTCTCGCAGGGGTGTACGGCATGAATTTCGAAAGCATGCCGGAATTGCACTTCAAACACGGCTATTATGTCATTCTCGGGATCATGGGGGGAATAGCTGTCGCCATGCTGGCCTACTTCAAGAAAAAACACTGGCTGTAATGCTCCCAGGCCAGGGCGCTCCCCCAAACCTTTGATCTGCATTACATGGCCAGGGGATGGCGCACCAACAAGAAAAAAGCCTTTCTTGTTGACAAGAGAAACGTGGCTGAATATTTGAACAGATATTCACATGTTCAACTATCAGGAGTTTCTCATGGACACCGTTTGTCAAGCCCGCTGTTTTCATCCCGCTTCCATTGCCCGCGCCCAACAAAACATGCCCACCCCAGAACAAACCAGACGGATCGCTTCCCTGTTCGCCACCCTAGGCGACCCTACTCGCCTGGGCATTCTCCTGGCCCTGCGGCATGGAGAACTCTGCGTGTGTGATCTATCTTCGGTCATGGGCATGACCGTGTCAGCGGTTTCCCACCAACTTCGCATACTCAGGCATCAGGGGCTTGTTGCCTCCAAAAAACAGGGACGCATGGTCATGTACCGTCTGGATGACGAACATGTTCAAAGTCTCCTCGTCCAGGCCCTTGAGCACGGGACCCATTGCTCCCCAACCCTTTCCCCCGAAACACCATGAACATCCTCTTTTCTGTCTTCCTGTCCGCCCTTGATGTTTTTCTGGAATCAGCCCCTTTTATGCTGTTTGGTTTTTTCATGGCCGGATTGCTCAAGGCCTTTGTTCCCAGCACCATTGTGCATGAACAACTGGGCAAAAACCGCACATCCAACGTGGTCAAGGCGGCCCTGTTCGGCATTCCCCTGCCCCTGTGCAGCTGCGGGGTCATCCCGGCAGCTGCCGGTCTCAGACGCCAGGGAGCAAGCAAGGGGGCCACGGCCTCCTTTCTCATTTCCACCCCGGAGACCGGAGTGGATTCCATCATGATCACCTACGCCCTGCTCGATCCCATCATGACCATCCTTCGTCCCCTGGCCGCCTTTGTCACGGCCGTTGCAACGGGCATCGGCATCAACCTGTTCGATAAGGACACGACCCCTGCGCCGGCCCCACCCCTCAAACCCTTTGGAGAAATCCGTCCCCCGGCCTGGAAGCGATTCCTCAACGGCCAACGATTTGCCTTCAACGATGTCCTGGGAGATGTGGGAGGATCGTTCATGATCGGCATTGTCATTGCCGGAGTGATCACGGTATTTCTTTCTCCCGATCTGGTGACCACCTATCTGGGCATGGGAGTGCTCCCCATGCTGGTCATGGTCGTCGTAGCGGCCCCGCTCTATGTGTGCGCCACAGCTTCCACGCCCATTGTTGCCGCCCTTGCCCTCAAGGGCATTTCTCCGGGCGCGGCTCTGGTTTTCCTCCTGGCAGGTCCGGCAACCAATGCGGCCTCCATTGCCATGGTGGCCAAACTTCTCGGCAAACGGTCCGCAGCCCTGTATCTTGCAAGCATCATCACCGTTGCCATCCTCTTCGGACTGGGAGCCGATGCGCTCTACCGCTCCCTGGGCCTCGATCCTCTGTCCTGGCTGGCTCAGACAACCGAACACGGGCATGGCATACTCAACATCATTGCAGGAACTGTTCTGTTCATCCTGCTCGTCCACACACTAATAACCAAAATTCGATCAGGCCATGATTGCCGGGGCGGATGTTGCAGTCATCAGCACTAACGCTGCCGGTGCCCGCAATCCAACGAGGTTGTCGATGAGGGCTGATTCGAAGGTCTGCACGCGCAACCTGAAATCCTCGGGTATATTGAGGAATTCGAGGACGTAGGGGTCTTTGAGCAAATGCTCCGGGGTCGGAGCCGGCTCTTTTTCTGACGCATGGGAGGGTTTAGCAGCCGCTGATGGCCTTCTTGTTCATAGCGACCGTGGAATCCAGTATGCCAGCAAAGAATTTCGAAAAATTCTTGAACAAAATGGCTGTATTCAAAGCATGAGTCGTAAAGGAAACAGCTGGGACAATGCGGTCGCAGAATCATTCTTTCATACCCTGAAAACTCAATTCATCCGGCATCATACATTTTCAACCCAAAGAGAGGCCGAATTAGCCATTTTCCAATACATTGAAGCCTATTACAATCGCAGACGACGACACTCCGCAAACGGGTGGATGTCGCCATTTGAATACGAAAACCGTCAGGTCACACAGCGAGTGGCTTAACTGGGTATCCACTAAACTGTTGCAGGATCAGATGTTTAGTACTTGGACATTAGCTGATCGTCAGCGGCGGTGAAGCCAGGAGGAAAATCCCGGTATTGGTGCTACGGAGCCTTAAAAATTTGAGACTTTCGTAGCACCGAAGCGGAGGTCATTTTATTTTTGAGGCAGTACACAGTCCAAAATTTTTTGTACACGTTGAATTATTTCGGGTTCTACATCCCTACGTAAAATTCTATAATACTCTTCATAAAATGCTTGCAGATAGAGATCTTCCCCTTTCTTCTCTAAAGTATCGGTCCAATCTTTCTCGATATTTAGATTACCAGCATTATTGAAACCGAATAAAACTTTTTCACGATCTTCACCATTTAAATATTTCTTATTTATGATTTTAATTAGTTCATCTTCATTTTTTTTACTAATTGCGCTCGGGATGAAATCGCCATCTTTATCGAGGTCTACATAGAATCCATTGTTTTCAAACCTAAATAAAGTTAAATTTTCATTCTGTAAAATTTCCTCAATTTGATTCTTTATTGATTCATCAAGATCATTTACTTCAAAAAAAACACATTTATTATCAACATAATTTTCAATTTTATAATTATTCACTATAACCTCCCTAAATTAGTTTAAATTACTCGACTTTCGGGGTTTATTTTACTTTGAAAAATAAAACAAAAACGCTGAAATGATTGATTTTTTTACTTGAAGAGATCCTTGTAATTTAGTATTTCTGTTGTTTCCACACAATAGAAAACAAAAAACAAGGATCTCAGATGCAACCTACAATTAAAGCCATTGATTTGCAAGTTGTAAGGAATGAATGCAGTCACCGAATTGACTCGTTTTTCAAGAGATTTCGCATCGCAAGTATTGCCCGAAACTCTCAAATAAAAAAATCAAAAGGATATTCAGCCGTCTCCATACTCCAAAGCATTTTTATACTTCCGTTTGTAGGAAAAAATATTTATCGAATTATTGTAATCAATCCAGAACGTAAAATTAGTAAAGATGCAATATATGACTTTCTTCGTTCAAGTCGTTTTAGCTGGAGAAGATTTCTTTTGGCCTTGGGGATTCAGTCTCATGAAATGATTGATGAATTGACGAGTAAGGCACGTAATCCAGTACTTATCTTTGATGATTCAACAATATCACGTCCCAGGTCAAAAAGTGTTGAGCTTTTGGCCAAAGTTTTTGATCACACAACAGGGAGGTACCTGAAGGGTTTCAGAATGCTCACCATGGCCTAGTCTAACGGATCGACACTACTACCTCTTGATTTTGCCCTTCTCTCGTCGACAAAAAAAATCGATACCAAGAAGCTGCTAAAAATCTGGATAAGCGAACGTGCGGTGCCAGAAGACGACAAGAGGCTGTGACCAAGGCCACAGGTCTGATTACCCCTATGATCGAAAGAGCATTACGTGCTGGAATCAATGCAAAATATGTCCTTATGGACAGCTGGTTCGGAGTGCCATCTTTGATTGCCAAAGCTCGCAAGCATTTAGATGTCATCTGCATGGTCAAACGGACCCCAAAAATTCATTATATCTTCGAGGGACAAGAACTCAACGCGATTCAAATCTATCGTAAAATCAGAAAACGACGGGGGAAAGCGAAAGTTCTCGCCAAAGCTCAAGTTCAGATGAAAGATGGAGGCACGGCAAAATTGGTTTTTGTCCGCAACCGGAGCAAAAAAGATTGGCTTGCATTACTGTGTACAGATAAAAATCTTCCGGATGAAGAAATTGTGCGTATCTACGGTCGGCGCTGGGATATTGAAGTTTTCTTCCGTACGGCCAAACAGCATCTTGAATTGGAAAAAGGATGCCAGAGCAGGGATTTTGATGCGCTCATCGCTCACACAAGCATTGTAATGCCTAGATATATCTTTCTCAGTATAGAAAAACGTCGGGCAGACGATCCAAGAACTCTGGGTATCCTATTCCATCACTTCTGCGAGGAAGCTGTGGACTGTACCTTAATTGAGGCACTCAGCAGAATTCTCGGCGAAATCGTAGAAAATCTTCATAAAATCAAAGCAGTACCCGCGAATATCCGCAACAAAATTTTGGAAATGATTCAAGAAAATTTGGATAGTTTTATCAGCGAAAAACCGTTTATTATCAATAAAAACATGCATTTAATTGCTAACGCTTAACCCCGAAAGTCGAGTAAATCACTGCGATTTTTGGCCTGATCCCTGCGGTGATTTTTTTCCTCAAGTCATTTTCCAAAAAAAAACTCTAACTCGTCCTTGGCCATTTGATATACTCCTCTTTCGCTACATGATGTTCGACAAGACATTCACGATTTCTTTGTGGAAGGCTTGTGAGCAATCTTTCCATTCCATATTAACTTGATTTGCTCGGGAAACAGCTCTCATTCGATATTTAAGGGCATTTTCTGTTCTGGTCTGTGCCTGAGTGATGACTACTGATCCACTGCCGCCTCCTTGCGCCGAGCAACAACGGCCGCTTAACCTGCAAATCCGGCCCGAAGGGCTTGGCACGCGTTTTTGATGGCGAAGACATTCAAAAACCGTGACAAAGGATTTATCAGGTTGAAGCGCTTGTTATATACCATTTTCTTTTTCATTTCCATAATTTCAAATTTTCTAGAATAACTCTTTTTGCTAACCTATTAGCATTTTCGACATCATAAACTGTTATTGAGCGAGCTTCCTTTTTTATGTTATGAGCAGCAACCTTATTTCTGATTACTCTCAGGAAATCTATGGCATCTTCAATAGCGATATAAGAGTCACGATTTTCATTTCTTGCCCAATCTGGTTGGTATAAAATTTTTACTCTTCGTTTTTCTTCCAATGTCATTCGCTTTGATCTTCTCAGCCATAGTATTGGTTCATTATAGTTAATGTTTTTTATCTTGAGTCGAGTTCGTAACTCATCTAAAACATTCTGATCCCATTTTCCGTCTTTAAATGACTGCTGGCCTTTCTTTAAGTTGATTCCTAATTCTAATTCTTCCAATATTGAATAGAAATTTACAATATTATTTGCGTAGCGAATGTAATCATCAAGGAAATATTCATTTTTAGTTACGATTTCATTTTCCGGTGATAGCTGATAAGAATTATTTGCATGAATTGTACAGGCGAGTTTATATTTATAGATTACAGTTTGTTGTTTTATAGAAAACGAAGCTTTTCTCGCGATTTCCAGTGCTCTCGCGAAACCATGGATTGGAAAACATGAATTGTCGATATGATCTATCCCGAG encodes:
- a CDS encoding permease, translated to MNILFSVFLSALDVFLESAPFMLFGFFMAGLLKAFVPSTIVHEQLGKNRTSNVVKAALFGIPLPLCSCGVIPAAAGLRRQGASKGATASFLISTPETGVDSIMITYALLDPIMTILRPLAAFVTAVATGIGINLFDKDTTPAPAPPLKPFGEIRPPAWKRFLNGQRFAFNDVLGDVGGSFMIGIVIAGVITVFLSPDLVTTYLGMGVLPMLVMVVVAAPLYVCATASTPIVAALALKGISPGAALVFLLAGPATNAASIAMVAKLLGKRSAALYLASIITVAILFGLGADALYRSLGLDPLSWLAQTTEHGHGILNIIAGTVLFILLVHTLITKIRSGHDCRGGCCSHQH
- a CDS encoding transposase, whose amino-acid sequence is MQPTIKAIDLQVVRNECSHRIDSFFKRFRIASIARNSQIKKSKGYSAVSILQSIFILPFVGKNIYRIIVINPERKISKDAIYDFLRSSRFSWRRFLLALGIQSHEMIDELTSKARNPVLIFDDSTISRPRSKSVELLAKVFDHTTGRYLKGFRMLTMA